Proteins from a single region of Oncorhynchus keta strain PuntledgeMale-10-30-2019 chromosome 20, Oket_V2, whole genome shotgun sequence:
- the LOC118399422 gene encoding lanosterol 14-alpha demethylase-like codes for MAMHLYQVSSMLLENTVGKISDNVTSVVLAVFVITLTLGYISKLVLKQSQSSSDEDKKYPPYIPSSIPFLGHAIAFGKSPIEFLEDAYEKYGPVVSFTMVGKTFTYLLGSEAATLMFNSKNEDLNAEDVYSRLTTPVFGKGVAYDVPNHIFLEQKKMFKTGLNIAHFKQHVEIIEEETKEYFSRWGDSGEENLFEALSELIILTASACLHGKEIRSMLDEKVAQLYADLDGGFSHAAWLLPGWLPLPSFRRRDRAHREIKNIFYKVTQKRRSSGEKVDDMLQTLIDATYKDGRPLNDDEIAGMLIGLLLAGQHTSSTTSSWLGFFLGKDKALQDRCYAEQKTACGEDLPPLNFDQLKDLTLLDRCLKETLRLRPPIMTMMRMARSPQTAAGYTIPAGHQVCVSPTVNHRLQDTWTERMEFRPDRYLNDNPAAVEKFAYVPFGAGRHRCIGENFAYVQIKTIWSTMLRLYEFDLVDGYFPTINYTTMIHTPHNPIIRYKRRQH; via the exons ATGGCTATGCATTTATATCAAGTTAGTAGTATGCTACTAGAAAATACCGTCGGGAAAATTAGTGACAACGTGACATCGGTGGTTCTTGCAGTGTTTGTGATCACCCTAACTTTGGGATATATTTCTAAACTGGTGCTCAAACAGTCGCAATCTTCTTCCGACGAAGACAAG AAATACCCACCATACATACCTTCTAGCATTCCATTTCTGGGTCATGCCATAGCATTCGGGAAAAGTCCCATTGAATTTCTGGAGGATGCATATGAAAAG TATGGGCCCGTTGTCAGCTTTACCATGGTGGGCAAAACCTTTACCTACCTTCTGGGTAGTGAGGCTGCCACACTGATGTTCAACAGCAAGAACGAAGATCTCAATGCAGAGGATGTCTATTCTCGATTGACCACACCAGTTTTTGGCAAAGGGGTTGCATACGATGTACCTAACCAT ATTTTCCTGGAACAGAAGAAGATGTTTAAGACAGGACTGAACATTGCCCATTTCAAACAGCACGTTGAAATCATTGAGGAGGAAACTAAAGAGTACTTTTCAAGATGGGGAGACAGCGGGGAAGAAA accTGTTTGAGGCCCTGTCGGAGCTGATCATCCTGACAGCCAGTGCCTGTCTGCATGGGAAGGAGATCCGCAGCATGTTGGACGAGAAGGTGGCCCAGCTCTACGCAGACCTGGACGGGGGCTTCAGCCATGCTGCCTGGCTGCTGCCCGGCTGGCTGCCGCTGCCTAGTTTCAG ACGAAGGGATAGAGCACACAGGGAGATCAAGAACATCTTCTACAAAGTCACCCAGAAACGCAGAAGCTCTGGAGAGAAAGTGGACGACATGCTGCAGACCCTCATAGATGCCACCTACAA GGATGGTCGGCCCCTGAATGATGATGAGATAGCAGGTATGCTGATTGGTCTACTCCTGGCTGGACAGCACACATCCTCTACCACTAGTTCCTGGTTGGGCTTCTTTCTGGGCAAAGATAAGGCCCTACAGGACCGCTGCTACGCTGAACAGAAAACAGCATGCGGAGAAGACCTGCCCCCACTCAACTTTGACCAG CTGAAGGACCTGACTTTGTTGGACCGCTGTTTGAAAGAGACCCTCCGACTACGTCCACCCATCATGACCATGATGAGAATGGCACGCTCTCCTCAG ACTGCAGCAGGCTACACCATCCCAGCCGGCCACCAGGTGTGCGTGTCCCCGACGGTCAACCACCGTCTGCAGGACACctggacagagaggatggagTTCCGGCCTGACCGCTACCTCAATGATAACCCTGCCGCAGTTGAGAAATTTGCCTATGTGCCCTTTGGAGCCG GCCGTCACCGCTGCATTGGGGAGAACTTTGCCTACGTTCAGATCAAGACCATCTGGTCTACCATGCTGCGCCTTTACGAGTTCGACCTGGTCGATGGCTACTTCCCCACAATCAACTACACAACCATGATCCACACCCCACACAACCCCATCATCAGATACAAGAGGAGGCAACACTAA